A stretch of DNA from Dokdonia sp. PRO95:
CGCCTCCAGAGTGATTTACTAAAGAAACACCAGCCTCTTCAAACATTTTTTGTAGCTCTGGACTCACCATGCCGCCTTCCCAAGCTCCCCAGTTTATTGCGGTAACTTTAGTGTTAGGGTGGTTTGTACTAAATAAATGTGCGGCGGTACTTAAAATTTCGTTTGCCATTGCATAATCAGATTGTCCTACGTTTCCATAAAAACCAGCTACAGAGGAGAACATAATGAGATGTTTCAACTCATTGATATTAACCATTTTTAAAAGGTTTAATAATCCGTCCAATTTTACGGAAGTGACATTATCAAAAATTTCTTCTGTTTTATCTTGAATCAATTTATCCGCTAGTCGGCCAGCACCGTGAATGATGCCTGTGATTTTACCCCATTGCTTTTCAATCTTTAGCAATTCTGGCTTGATGGTTAAGTTGGTCACATCACCAGCTACATATATGGCATCTCCACCAGCCGCTTTGATGGTAGCAATGGTTTCTTCTATCTCTTTTTTGGCAACATATTTATTGAATAGACTGTTTAATCCTTTGATAGAAACTTTCTCTCCGCTAGCTTTTAGATCCTGCATAATGGCGTTCTTTAGCTTGGCAGGATTATTTTCTTTTAACGCATATGATGGTAATTCAAAATCTAAAGAAGATCTTCCCAATAAGATAAACTTAGACTTGAAAGCTACGTTCATTTCCTTGATGCAGGTTGCTGTAACACCTCTACCACCACCAGCAACTAAGAAAACATCTTTATCTGTAACTGTTTGCTGGTAATCATCTGTCGCAGCAACTTCATTAGGAGTAACCTCGTAAGTCATTCTGCCTTTTTCATTAATAGCTACATCTACATAACGCACATCTGCATCGTGTAATTCTAAAAATAAATTATCGGCAATTTCATTAGGTGATAGTTCTGGCTGAGCATCTATGGCTCTACAGAAAACAGGAGACCATTCTAAGTTCATACACTTAGTTAACCCTGACAATCCTCCTGCGATGATAGAAATATCTGAACGCTTGTCCATCCCAAATTTCCCATCTAAACGAGAAACCGTCATAAAGGCTGTGCGCTGTGTTTTGCTCGTTGCATTTAATGGAGCTTGTAAATGCTTTGCCAATAAGAAAGTGGCTTTTAATAAGGTACGTTCTACCTCAAAATGCTGAGTGAAATTATGACCAGAAAAGGTGAAATGTGGATGCAAGTAGATAAAAGCGCCAATTTCATTGTTGGCTAAGATGGTATCTACAGCATTCTTAATATTTTGATCGTTTATTTCGGCAATCGAAATTCCATCTTTAATAGATGTATTCTTTTTAATTGTGTCAAATTGAAGTACAATCACTTGATGTCCTTCACTTTCTAATTTGGTTTTTACAGCAAGTGTCAGAGGACCTCCTTCATCT
This window harbors:
- a CDS encoding SDR family NAD(P)-dependent oxidoreductase yields the protein MQNNIVSKENTPQQEFSLPTNFHGVPRKSIGLKFIPRVDVLVQDISALQAVVITDEGGPLTLAVKTKLESEGHQVIVLQFDTIKKNTSIKDGISIAEINDQNIKNAVDTILANNEIGAFIYLHPHFTFSGHNFTQHFEVERTLLKATFLLAKHLQAPLNATSKTQRTAFMTVSRLDGKFGMDKRSDISIIAGGLSGLTKCMNLEWSPVFCRAIDAQPELSPNEIADNLFLELHDADVRYVDVAINEKGRMTYEVTPNEVAATDDYQQTVTDKDVFLVAGGGRGVTATCIKEMNVAFKSKFILLGRSSLDFELPSYALKENNPAKLKNAIMQDLKASGEKVSIKGLNSLFNKYVAKKEIEETIATIKAAGGDAIYVAGDVTNLTIKPELLKIEKQWGKITGIIHGAGRLADKLIQDKTEEIFDNVTSVKLDGLLNLLKMVNINELKHLIMFSSVAGFYGNVGQSDYAMANEILSTAAHLFSTNHPNTKVTAINWGAWEGGMVSPELQKMFEEAGVSLVNHSGGAARFVQELNGAYHNQPQVIIGGTLPAGISDISGDLKTHTIQRNLSLKENAFLQHHVIQGSPVLPMVNATAWMADSCVKLFPDYKLASIEDVKLFKGIVFDGTEKEVYFTKVKEQLKTADTIVCEISVYSKGAKLPLNHYRATVTLSRKRTESPTFKAPQLVENKIDGATFYKDGSLFHGAFYQGIEEVIAMDESQVLLKCKAPAVSYEDQGQFPSTSLNAFFLDIQYQGMVVWVQKIHNGANSLPLQTSKGIVYGEIQANKSYYVHIKIRENTETKMIADCTVYDDNEDVILFTEGAGLTVSRELVW